One window of the Runella slithyformis DSM 19594 genome contains the following:
- a CDS encoding DoxX family protein, with the protein MKTVKIVLLCLLVAFYLFMGSMHFIQPEQYFAMMPSWLPAQKTLIIISGFVEIVLAILLIPIKTRAIAAKLIIAMLVVFFFAIHIPESIGYYKTGNEKFVASIIRLPIQFLFIAWAWIFAKK; encoded by the coding sequence ATGAAAACAGTAAAAATCGTATTACTCTGCCTGTTAGTTGCATTTTACCTTTTTATGGGCTCGATGCATTTTATACAGCCCGAACAGTATTTTGCAATGATGCCTTCTTGGTTGCCAGCACAAAAAACGTTAATCATTATAAGTGGCTTTGTGGAAATTGTTTTAGCAATACTTTTGATACCCATTAAAACAAGAGCCATTGCTGCAAAGTTAATTATAGCGATGTTGGTGGTATTTTTCTTTGCAATCCATATTCCAGAAAGCATTGGGTATTACAAGACAGGTAATGAGAAGTTTGTTGCAAGCATTATACGGCTACCCATTCAGTTTTTATTTATTGCTTGGGCTTGGATATTTGCAAAAAAGTAA
- a CDS encoding oxidoreductase has protein sequence MATTNWTANNIPSQQGKTFLITGANSGLGFEATKVLSKKGAHIIMSARNLQKGREALETIKKENSNAKLDLMQLDLADLHSIRKFSDEFHSKYSKLDVLVNNAGVMNPPKREVTKQNFEVQFGTNHLGHFLLTGLLLDILKSTPNSRISVQSSIVHKTESMKPDIHFDDLNFEQSYNREQAYAQSKLANLLFAYELDRRLKANNISTIVTAAHPGYTKTNLQANSGFLMAVILNNILAQNVKIGTLPILRAATDQNVKGSEYFGPTKMMEMKGYPELVKSSDKSYDKDLAKKLWEVSEKLTNIKYEF, from the coding sequence ATGGCAACAACAAATTGGACAGCAAACAACATTCCTTCACAGCAAGGAAAAACATTCTTAATCACAGGTGCAAACAGCGGACTTGGTTTTGAAGCGACAAAAGTGTTGAGTAAAAAAGGAGCTCATATCATTATGAGTGCTCGAAACTTGCAAAAAGGCAGGGAAGCTTTGGAAACAATTAAGAAAGAGAATTCCAATGCAAAATTAGACTTAATGCAACTGGATTTGGCTGACTTGCACTCTATCCGAAAATTTTCAGATGAATTTCATTCTAAATATTCAAAACTTGATGTTTTGGTAAATAATGCCGGTGTGATGAACCCACCCAAAAGAGAAGTGACAAAACAGAATTTTGAAGTTCAATTTGGCACCAACCATTTAGGCCATTTCTTGCTCACTGGCTTGCTTTTAGATATACTTAAAAGCACCCCAAATTCAAGAATTTCAGTTCAAAGCAGCATTGTTCATAAAACAGAAAGTATGAAGCCTGATATTCATTTTGATGATTTGAACTTTGAACAATCATATAACAGAGAACAGGCATATGCTCAAAGCAAATTGGCTAACTTACTTTTTGCTTATGAATTAGACAGACGTTTGAAAGCAAACAATATCAGTACTATTGTAACTGCGGCTCATCCAGGTTATACAAAAACAAACCTGCAAGCAAATTCAGGATTTTTAATGGCCGTTATTTTGAATAATATTCTTGCCCAAAATGTAAAAATCGGAACACTACCTATTTTACGTGCAGCTACCGATCAAAATGTTAAGGGTTCGGAGTATTTCGGCCCAACCAAAATGATGGAAATGAAAGGATATCCTGAGCTGGTAAAATCAAGTGACAAATCTTATGACAAAGATTTGGCTAAAAAACTATGGGAAGTTTCGGAAAAATTAACCAATATAAAATACGAATTTTAA
- a CDS encoding LexA family protein yields MFKIYESPEVELFALDEEDLETYSIPLYQSRIQAGFPSPADDYQELSLDVLKFLVDSPHSTFCVKVNGNSMEGAAIKHGSILVVDRSKTVQNESIIIAMLNGDFTVKRYRKTKGQVWLIPEHPAYEPVLVTEHMDFQVWGVVTYIITQP; encoded by the coding sequence ATGTTTAAAATCTATGAATCCCCCGAGGTAGAACTCTTCGCTCTGGACGAAGAAGACCTCGAAACTTACAGCATTCCCCTCTACCAATCCCGCATTCAGGCGGGATTTCCTTCCCCTGCCGACGATTATCAGGAACTCTCGCTCGATGTCCTGAAATTCTTGGTCGACAGCCCGCACAGTACCTTTTGTGTGAAGGTCAACGGCAATTCGATGGAGGGAGCCGCCATCAAACACGGCTCCATTTTGGTCGTAGACCGATCCAAAACGGTCCAAAACGAAAGCATCATCATTGCCATGCTCAACGGTGATTTTACCGTGAAGCGCTACCGAAAAACCAAAGGCCAAGTCTGGCTCATTCCCGAGCATCCCGCCTATGAGCCTGTTTTGGTCACTGAACACATGGACTTTCAGGTTTGGGGGGTTGTTACGTACATCATTACCCAGCCCTGA
- a CDS encoding Y-family DNA polymerase: MFALVDCNNFYVSCERVFNGKIHHKPVVVLSNNDGCVIARSNEAKALGIKMGALAFENEDFFTKNNVEVFSSNYALYGDMSDRVMKTIAEMVPDMEVYSIDEAFIDFHHMPYEDLEALAQKIRQRVKQYTGIPVSIGIAPTKTLAKVANRYTKKYLPHIGVYQIDSDHDAEKALVNTSVEDIWGVGYKYAKMLNEHNIYNALELTYAKEEWIRQKMHVVGVRMLHELQGTICYNLDNEPSPKKGICVSRSFGQSQKDVKVITEAVATFAARCGEKLRKQQSCAHIVHVFLYTNRHRQDQPQYFNSKVLQLPTSTNSSIEIIRYALRGLELIFKSGYSYKKAGVMISGIVPENQVQIDLFDTRKREIDTKAMKALDELNRRMGRDTVKIAVQGFGRDWHLRQERKSRCYTTRWQEILEVEAWG; this comes from the coding sequence ATGTTTGCATTGGTCGACTGCAATAATTTTTACGTTTCGTGTGAACGGGTTTTTAACGGGAAAATACACCACAAACCCGTCGTGGTGCTTTCAAATAATGACGGTTGCGTCATCGCAAGGTCCAACGAAGCCAAGGCCCTCGGCATCAAAATGGGTGCTTTAGCCTTTGAAAATGAGGACTTTTTTACGAAAAATAACGTAGAAGTCTTTTCTTCCAACTACGCTTTGTACGGCGATATGTCCGACCGCGTCATGAAAACCATTGCCGAAATGGTGCCCGATATGGAAGTGTATTCCATAGACGAAGCTTTCATTGATTTTCACCATATGCCCTACGAGGATTTGGAAGCGTTGGCGCAGAAAATCCGTCAACGCGTCAAACAGTACACGGGTATTCCCGTCAGCATCGGCATTGCGCCCACCAAAACGCTGGCCAAAGTCGCCAATCGTTACACCAAAAAGTACCTTCCCCACATCGGTGTTTATCAGATTGACTCCGATCACGATGCTGAGAAGGCACTGGTCAACACCTCCGTGGAAGATATTTGGGGCGTGGGCTACAAATACGCCAAAATGCTCAACGAGCATAATATCTATAATGCCCTGGAACTGACCTACGCCAAAGAGGAATGGATACGCCAAAAAATGCACGTCGTGGGCGTACGGATGTTACACGAATTGCAGGGTACGATCTGCTATAACCTTGACAATGAACCCTCTCCCAAAAAAGGCATTTGTGTTTCCCGTTCGTTCGGCCAGTCGCAAAAAGACGTTAAAGTGATCACGGAAGCTGTGGCCACCTTTGCGGCCCGTTGCGGTGAAAAACTCCGTAAACAGCAGAGCTGCGCTCACATCGTCCATGTATTTCTCTACACCAATCGCCACCGACAGGACCAACCGCAGTATTTCAACTCTAAAGTGCTGCAGTTGCCGACTTCCACCAACAGCAGCATCGAAATCATCCGCTACGCCCTGCGGGGATTGGAGTTGATCTTTAAATCAGGTTACAGTTACAAAAAAGCGGGTGTGATGATCTCGGGAATTGTGCCCGAAAATCAGGTACAAATCGACCTGTTTGATACTCGAAAACGCGAAATTGATACCAAAGCCATGAAAGCGCTCGACGAGCTCAACCGTCGCATGGGCCGCGATACGGTCAAAATAGCGGTGCAGGGTTTCGGCCGCGACTGGCACCTTCGTCAGGAACGAAAATCAAGGTGCTATACTACCCGCTGGCAGGAAATTTTAGAAGTAGAAGCGTGGGGGTGA